A DNA window from Bacillales bacterium contains the following coding sequences:
- a CDS encoding carbon-nitrogen hydrolase family protein produces the protein MKNFVAAAVQIAVEPNQVTSNINKALKWLERAVAEHKADLVVFPETITTGFNPNLSPEQLYDLIDEVDGEQTKPIREAARELSVHVVWPTYTRGPKRGFVYNSSLLIDAKGEIVGVYHKTHPFPSERRAGGGWAEAGSTACVYETELGNIGMIICYDGDFPELARLLALNGAEVIVRPSALMRSFDIWDLTTRARAYDNHVYMIGTNAVGPDAGGAYYFGHSMIVDPTAWKLAQARGTEEIISAELDSDPLKYITKGSRAPMTFDHLEDRNLDVYRELLKEGKSRFEPAIRIPYKRRSE, from the coding sequence ATGAAAAATTTTGTCGCCGCTGCCGTTCAAATCGCTGTCGAGCCGAATCAGGTGACGTCCAACATCAATAAGGCATTGAAGTGGTTAGAGCGTGCCGTTGCAGAACATAAAGCGGATCTTGTCGTTTTTCCTGAAACAATCACGACCGGATTCAACCCAAACCTTTCGCCCGAGCAACTTTACGATCTCATAGACGAAGTTGACGGTGAACAAACGAAACCGATTCGGGAAGCGGCAAGGGAATTATCTGTTCACGTCGTCTGGCCGACGTACACGAGAGGCCCAAAGAGAGGATTTGTTTACAACAGCAGCCTTCTCATTGATGCGAAAGGTGAAATTGTCGGAGTTTACCACAAAACGCATCCTTTTCCATCTGAAAGAAGAGCTGGAGGCGGTTGGGCTGAAGCAGGGAGTACGGCGTGCGTATACGAAACGGAACTCGGTAACATCGGCATGATCATCTGTTATGACGGTGATTTCCCCGAACTGGCCAGGCTGCTTGCTTTAAACGGTGCCGAAGTGATCGTTAGGCCTTCAGCGTTAATGCGCAGTTTCGACATATGGGATTTAACGACACGTGCACGAGCGTATGACAACCATGTGTATATGATTGGCACGAATGCAGTCGGTCCGGATGCCGGCGGCGCATACTACTTCGGTCACAGCATGATTGTCGATCCAACCGCATGGAAATTGGCACAAGCGAGAGGCACTGAAGAAATCATTTCAGCCGAACTCGATTCAGACCCGTTGAAGTACATCACGAAAGGGTCTCGTGCGCCGATGACTTTCGATCATCTCGAAGACCGAAATTTGGACGTTTACCGGGAATTGTTGAAAGAAGGAAAGAGTCGATTCGAACCTGCCATTCGAATTCCTTACAAACGAAGGAGTGAATAA
- the pxpB gene encoding 5-oxoprolinase subunit PxpB, with protein sequence MKFRYQPAGDQSILVEVSRQDDEETNAKIRSLSKLVEEEQVSGFGETILGYRTLLVTYDPLQLTFAEAVRKLKSLEREMKEVELPKTRVIEIPIVYGGENGPDLEAVAEHNQLTPQEVITIHSSPEYLVYFLGFTPGFPFLGGMSEKLATPRLSNPRVSIPGGSVGIAEGQTGIYPVKSPGGWRLIGRTPLALYDPGKANPFLLEAGDYVKFKPIRQREFESIVHEVETGEYEPVISVKGGNGHF encoded by the coding sequence TTGAAATTTCGATATCAGCCAGCCGGGGATCAATCGATTCTCGTGGAGGTCAGCCGGCAAGACGATGAAGAAACGAACGCAAAAATTAGAAGTTTGTCAAAGCTGGTAGAAGAGGAGCAAGTTTCCGGTTTTGGCGAGACGATCCTTGGATACCGGACTTTGCTCGTTACATATGATCCGCTCCAATTGACGTTTGCGGAAGCCGTAAGGAAACTAAAGAGTTTGGAGCGGGAAATGAAGGAAGTGGAGCTTCCAAAAACCCGGGTCATCGAGATTCCGATCGTATACGGAGGCGAAAACGGCCCCGATCTCGAAGCGGTTGCGGAACATAACCAGCTTACACCGCAAGAAGTCATCACCATCCATTCCTCCCCCGAGTATTTGGTTTATTTTCTCGGATTTACTCCCGGTTTTCCATTTCTCGGCGGCATGTCTGAAAAACTTGCCACCCCGCGTCTTTCGAATCCACGTGTTTCAATCCCCGGCGGCAGTGTCGGTATCGCCGAGGGGCAAACGGGCATTTATCCGGTGAAAAGCCCAGGCGGCTGGCGGTTGATCGGAAGAACTCCGTTAGCGTTATACGACCCTGGGAAAGCAAATCCGTTTTTGCTGGAAGCGGGGGATTATGTGAAATTCAAGCCCATCCGACAACGTGAGTTCGAATCGATCGTCCATGAGGTTGAAACCGGGGAATATGAGCCTGTCATCTCCGTGAAAGGAGGGAATGGCCATTTTTGA
- a CDS encoding YeeE/YedE family protein, protein MSMHTTMNQSNKATETKPNLVSPQRLFVFGGGLAAILLTVVAINVAGWQQGILLWLGLLLGYTLFHARFGFTTGFRQLMSVGNGAAVRAHMIMLAAACTLFAPILSMGIGFFGTEPQGYVFPVGTSVVVGGFLFGIGMQLGSGCASGTLYHIGGGRTASFVTLFGFIIGSVLGAWHWAFWVQEMPHFPAVSLATSTGWGYFGAWIVSLLIFAAITIAVWVIQKKKQPPQLKPVPSASGWKRVVRGSWPLWVGAIVLAVLNALTLMFRGHPWGVTSAFALWGSQAAQSIGIDVTDWTYWQGAKAAQLNQSVFKDSTSVMDFGVILGAFVASAAAGLFKLPKLGGKVIAASMVGGILMGYGARIAFGCNIGAYFGGIASFSLHGYVWMVAALAGTFLSLSIRPLFGLSVPKPNDSFC, encoded by the coding sequence ATGTCTATGCATACGACAATGAATCAATCAAACAAGGCAACGGAAACAAAACCGAATCTCGTTTCTCCGCAGCGTCTTTTCGTTTTCGGAGGGGGATTAGCGGCCATTCTTTTAACCGTTGTTGCGATTAACGTCGCGGGATGGCAACAAGGCATTTTGTTGTGGCTTGGCTTGTTGTTAGGCTATACGTTATTTCACGCACGTTTTGGCTTTACGACCGGTTTCCGGCAACTCATGTCGGTCGGCAACGGCGCGGCGGTACGCGCACATATGATCATGCTTGCTGCTGCATGCACGTTATTTGCGCCGATTTTATCCATGGGCATAGGCTTTTTCGGAACGGAACCGCAAGGATACGTATTTCCTGTCGGCACAAGCGTCGTCGTCGGCGGATTTTTATTCGGCATCGGTATGCAGCTTGGCAGCGGATGTGCTTCCGGAACGCTCTATCATATCGGTGGAGGGAGAACCGCTTCTTTCGTAACGCTTTTCGGTTTTATCATCGGATCGGTTTTAGGTGCTTGGCATTGGGCGTTTTGGGTGCAAGAGATGCCTCATTTTCCAGCCGTTTCGCTCGCTACTTCAACCGGATGGGGATACTTCGGCGCTTGGATCGTTTCATTGCTGATTTTTGCAGCGATTACGATTGCGGTTTGGGTTATTCAAAAGAAAAAACAACCGCCTCAACTGAAACCAGTCCCTTCAGCAAGCGGCTGGAAACGCGTCGTGCGAGGTTCTTGGCCGCTTTGGGTGGGAGCGATTGTCCTAGCCGTCCTTAACGCGCTCACTTTAATGTTCCGCGGACATCCGTGGGGCGTAACTTCCGCTTTCGCCCTCTGGGGCTCTCAAGCCGCTCAAAGCATCGGTATCGATGTCACGGACTGGACTTATTGGCAAGGGGCAAAAGCGGCTCAACTTAATCAATCGGTGTTTAAGGATTCTACGAGCGTGATGGACTTTGGTGTTATACTAGGTGCTTTTGTAGCTTCGGCCGCCGCAGGGTTGTTCAAACTGCCGAAACTCGGGGGCAAAGTGATTGCCGCATCCATGGTTGGCGGTATTCTCATGGGGTATGGCGCCCGCATCGCATTCGGATGTAACATCGGTGCCTATTTCGGCGGCATCGCCTCTTTCAGTTTGCACGGGTATGTTTGGATGGTCGCCGCTCTCGCCGGTACTTTTCTTTCTTTATCCATCCGGCCGTTGTTTGGTCTGTCCGTTCCCAAGCCGAATGACAGCTTTTGTTGA
- a CDS encoding cell wall hydrolase, with protein MKRILIMFMIAAAFGIGISEVLPGEKVEAAAPTLSMGDHAGYVWGLQHRLQQLGLYHGLLDGIFGPLTREAVITFQQRYGLTADGIVGEKTWHRLRANTFTKEQIQLFAQLVYAEARGESFEGQVAVAAVVLNRMDSGKFPDTLSGVVYKSGAFSCVDNGAIYNRPNEEAYRAVYAAVAGWDPTDGALFYFNPEKSDSKWMRSRPTIVTIGNHVFS; from the coding sequence ATGAAACGAATCTTGATCATGTTTATGATTGCCGCTGCATTTGGAATCGGTATAAGCGAAGTGCTGCCGGGAGAAAAAGTTGAGGCCGCGGCACCGACGTTGAGTATGGGGGACCACGCAGGCTACGTATGGGGGTTGCAGCATCGATTGCAACAACTCGGGTTGTATCATGGTCTCTTAGACGGAATCTTTGGTCCGTTGACTCGCGAGGCGGTCATAACATTCCAACAGAGATATGGATTAACCGCGGACGGCATCGTAGGAGAAAAGACGTGGCATCGGTTGAGAGCAAACACTTTTACAAAAGAACAGATCCAGCTGTTCGCTCAACTCGTTTACGCAGAGGCGAGAGGTGAATCGTTCGAAGGTCAAGTTGCTGTCGCAGCTGTCGTATTAAACCGGATGGATTCCGGCAAATTTCCCGATACGCTTTCCGGTGTCGTTTATAAGTCTGGCGCTTTTTCTTGTGTGGATAACGGCGCGATCTATAATCGTCCGAATGAAGAAGCGTACCGGGCCGTTTATGCCGCTGTCGCAGGCTGGGATCCGACTGACGGCGCACTCTTTTATTTTAATCCGGAAAAATCCGATTCGAAGTGGATGCGTTCGCGTCCGACGATCGTTACCATCGGGAATCATGTATTTAGTTAA
- a CDS encoding Fe-S-containing hydro-lyase, whose protein sequence is MSRIKIQVPFESEDGITSLKAGDRVLISGTLYTARDSAHKRMIEQLENGEKLPFDLANQVIYYVGPTPAKPGQVIGSAGPTTSGRMDKFTPTLLELGLKGMIGKGYRNKEVIEAIKVNKAVYFGAIGGSGALIARTIKHVELVAYEDLGTEAVRKLVVEDFPAVVINDAEGDDWYQLARNQFQSP, encoded by the coding sequence TTGTCGAGAATCAAGATCCAAGTACCGTTCGAATCTGAAGATGGAATCACTTCGCTTAAAGCCGGGGATCGGGTGTTGATCAGCGGAACACTGTACACGGCGAGAGATTCGGCACATAAAAGAATGATAGAACAATTGGAAAATGGCGAAAAGCTTCCGTTTGACCTGGCAAATCAAGTCATCTATTATGTCGGCCCGACGCCGGCAAAGCCCGGGCAAGTGATCGGATCCGCCGGTCCAACGACGAGCGGCCGCATGGACAAGTTCACACCGACATTGCTCGAATTAGGGCTGAAAGGCATGATTGGCAAAGGGTATCGCAACAAGGAAGTTATCGAAGCTATTAAAGTGAACAAGGCGGTATACTTCGGCGCCATCGGCGGCTCCGGCGCCCTGATTGCCCGAACGATTAAACACGTGGAGTTGGTGGCTTACGAAGATCTTGGTACCGAAGCCGTTCGGAAATTGGTCGTTGAAGACTTTCCGGCCGTTGTCATCAACGATGCCGAAGGAGATGATTGGTACCAACTCGCACGGAACCAATTTCAGTCCCCGTAA
- a CDS encoding 5-oxoprolinase subunit PxpA, translated as MHKTIDLNCDMGESFGVYKLGYDDEVIPLVSSVNIACGFHGGDPNVMDHTVAMAKKHNVGIGVHPGFPDLIGFGRRNMDVSRKDLMNMIIYQIGALHAFCEKHGTKLQHIKPHGQMNNLADGDAAFADNIVDAVLAVRPDLPMYVKPNSELHKRSEKKGLPFVLEIFADRAYNDDLSLVSRKIEGAVISDLNKVADRVLKMVTEQKVVTITGNEIEVSGQTICVHGDTPAALEMIRAIRRRLEAMDVKIAAPFA; from the coding sequence ATGCATAAGACGATTGATTTAAACTGTGACATGGGAGAGAGTTTCGGTGTTTACAAGCTTGGTTATGACGATGAAGTCATTCCGCTTGTCTCTTCGGTAAACATTGCTTGCGGTTTTCACGGCGGTGATCCGAACGTAATGGATCATACGGTCGCCATGGCGAAAAAACATAACGTCGGGATCGGTGTACATCCTGGTTTTCCGGATTTGATCGGTTTCGGCCGCCGAAACATGGATGTATCGCGAAAAGATTTAATGAATATGATTATTTATCAAATTGGTGCGCTCCATGCATTTTGTGAAAAACATGGAACGAAACTGCAGCATATTAAGCCGCATGGGCAAATGAACAATTTGGCCGATGGCGATGCTGCGTTTGCTGATAACATTGTAGATGCGGTGCTGGCGGTAAGGCCGGACCTTCCGATGTACGTAAAGCCGAATTCTGAACTTCATAAACGGTCGGAGAAGAAAGGACTGCCGTTTGTTCTCGAGATTTTCGCCGACCGCGCCTATAACGACGACCTTTCACTCGTTTCCCGCAAAATCGAAGGCGCGGTGATCAGTGATCTTAATAAAGTTGCAGATCGAGTGTTAAAAATGGTGACCGAGCAGAAAGTCGTTACCATTACGGGCAATGAAATCGAGGTTTCCGGTCAAACGATTTGCGTGCATGGGGATACACCAGCGGCGCTTGAAATGATTCGAGCGATTCGGAGACGGTTAGAAGCCATGGATGTGAAGATCGCTGCGCCGTTCGCTTGA
- a CDS encoding biotin-dependent carboxyltransferase family protein, with translation MAIFEVIHPGIFTTIQDLGRKGYQKYGLAVSGAADHYACRMANLLVANPDKSAVLEVTLFGLKLKARTPAVIAITGGDLTPTVNEKPVPMWTSINVSEGDVIHLKGTRSGCRAYLAAAGGIDVPIFLGSRSTDTVGKVGGIEGRSLKKGDVLNIGTPSADARSGRRLSTSLIPEYPKEVDVRVILGPQADAFTSKGMETFLSSDYKVSTKLDRMACRLEGLEVEHVDSADIASEGNFLGAVQIPKNGLPIVFNVGRRSVGGYTKIAGVITVDLPKLAQVKPGDTVRFHQVELSDAHRWLREQERTFKILQSALRGG, from the coding sequence ATGGCCATTTTTGAAGTCATCCATCCTGGGATTTTCACAACCATACAAGATTTAGGCCGAAAAGGGTATCAAAAATACGGGTTGGCCGTTTCGGGAGCTGCGGATCATTACGCCTGCCGGATGGCCAATTTGCTCGTTGCCAATCCAGACAAAAGCGCGGTACTCGAGGTTACTTTATTTGGTTTAAAATTGAAAGCGCGAACGCCGGCGGTCATTGCTATAACGGGAGGGGATTTAACGCCGACCGTGAATGAAAAACCGGTTCCGATGTGGACGTCGATAAATGTTTCAGAAGGAGACGTCATCCATTTGAAAGGCACCCGCAGCGGATGCCGAGCTTATTTGGCGGCGGCTGGAGGCATCGATGTTCCTATATTTCTTGGCAGCCGTTCGACGGACACGGTAGGAAAAGTCGGCGGCATTGAAGGCAGGAGTCTAAAAAAAGGCGATGTCCTTAACATTGGAACGCCGTCAGCAGATGCGAGGAGCGGCCGGCGCTTATCCACTTCTTTGATTCCCGAGTATCCGAAAGAAGTCGATGTTCGCGTTATTCTCGGACCGCAGGCTGACGCCTTCACGAGCAAAGGCATGGAAACTTTTTTATCGTCGGATTATAAAGTGTCAACCAAGCTTGACCGGATGGCTTGCCGTCTCGAAGGACTGGAAGTGGAACATGTGGACAGCGCAGATATTGCTTCTGAGGGCAACTTTCTCGGCGCGGTGCAAATTCCGAAAAATGGGTTGCCGATCGTGTTTAACGTCGGCCGGCGAAGCGTCGGCGGCTATACAAAAATTGCCGGGGTGATCACGGTCGATTTGCCGAAGCTGGCACAAGTAAAACCCGGTGACACAGTTCGTTTTCATCAAGTGGAACTGTCCGATGCTCATCGCTGGCTGAGGGAGCAAGAAAGAACGTTCAAAATTTTGCAATCCGCGCTTCGAGGAGGGTAA
- a CDS encoding MFS transporter — protein sequence MKPVSTAVSKYTMKDIAFWRMAFGLALASFFIFASLYAVQPLLPLFSKQFDISPAAASLTQSLPVLSLTIGLILFGFLSDRLGRVRLMQLCFLVSMILFLLIPATESFTVLLAFRFIQGFALAGLPAAALAYISEEVERASAGFAISVYIAGNALGGLAGRVVTGYVAGTYDWRLAVYMIAGTGLFIFFALLFLLPKSRHFQPAQASFSADIHHFIAHLRNRRLLPLFGLAFILQLAFTGTWTYIPFYLLGPPFSLSLSTVSFFYLAYLFGVIGAPVGGYLTKRFGIKKVMFSGIFICLFGVILTTVSTLIFVAAALSFVCFGFFIAHSMASAMIGQAAGHHKAGASGVYFVSYYLGVAAGGTMLGPLWTTYGWKGIIAVTFGLPVIYVLFLMKSE from the coding sequence ATGAAACCAGTGTCCACAGCTGTTTCAAAATATACGATGAAGGATATCGCATTTTGGAGAATGGCGTTCGGACTTGCGTTGGCGTCATTCTTTATTTTTGCCAGCCTGTACGCGGTACAGCCGCTCTTACCGCTATTCTCGAAACAATTCGATATTTCCCCCGCTGCCGCAAGCCTCACGCAATCGTTGCCGGTGCTCTCCCTGACGATCGGCCTCATCCTCTTCGGCTTTCTCTCCGACCGCCTCGGCCGCGTCCGGCTCATGCAGCTTTGCTTCCTCGTATCCATGATTCTATTCCTCCTGATTCCTGCCACGGAATCTTTCACGGTACTTCTCGCGTTCCGCTTCATCCAAGGCTTCGCCCTTGCCGGTCTTCCCGCCGCCGCGCTCGCCTACATCAGCGAGGAAGTCGAGCGCGCCAGCGCCGGCTTCGCCATTTCCGTCTACATCGCCGGCAATGCGCTCGGCGGCCTCGCCGGCCGCGTCGTCACCGGCTACGTTGCCGGAACTTACGACTGGCGTCTCGCCGTTTACATGATCGCCGGCACCGGCTTGTTCATTTTTTTCGCGTTGCTTTTTTTATTGCCGAAGTCCCGCCATTTTCAGCCGGCGCAAGCCTCTTTTTCTGCCGACATTCATCATTTTATCGCGCATTTGCGCAATCGCCGGCTGCTGCCGCTGTTCGGGCTTGCTTTCATTTTACAACTTGCTTTTACCGGCACGTGGACGTACATCCCATTTTACTTGCTCGGGCCGCCGTTTTCGCTCTCGCTTTCGACCGTTTCTTTCTTTTATCTCGCTTACCTTTTCGGAGTGATCGGTGCGCCTGTCGGCGGTTATTTGACGAAGCGGTTCGGCATAAAGAAAGTCATGTTCAGCGGGATTTTTATATGTTTGTTCGGTGTAATTTTAACGACCGTTTCAACTTTAATTTTCGTCGCTGCCGCATTGTCATTCGTTTGTTTCGGTTTTTTCATCGCGCATTCCATGGCTTCCGCCATGATCGGCCAGGCCGCCGGACATCATAAAGCAGGCGCTTCCGGGGTATATTTTGTCAGCTATTATTTAGGGGTGGCGGCAGGGGGAACGATGTTGGGGCCGTTATGGACAACGTATGGGTGGAAAGGGATAATCGCCGTTACGTTCGGATTGCCTGTCATTTATGTATTGTTCTTGATGAAATCGGAATGA
- a CDS encoding GntR family transcriptional regulator — protein sequence MNKKVDLKLEDRDTLHLKVCNVLRKAILQGDFAPGERLIQEDLAKALGVSRMPVREALRRLETEGLIKLMPHRGAIVKSLNAEDVDEIYSLRAELEKLAASKSVDKMKEEDIAELEQLVEDMNAMDDLEQFVEANIEFHRLLMKYCEWERLLSFIETLWNGFPQQTPHMLTGQVDLSKQEHEEILWAVKERDAAKASKLLANHISRTGKSLMESIRQSKSGKENLIDRILEQ from the coding sequence ATGAACAAAAAAGTTGATTTAAAATTGGAAGACCGAGATACATTGCATCTGAAAGTATGCAATGTGTTAAGGAAAGCGATTTTGCAAGGCGATTTTGCACCGGGAGAACGTCTCATTCAAGAGGATCTCGCCAAGGCGCTAGGCGTGAGCCGCATGCCGGTACGTGAGGCGCTTCGGCGATTGGAAACGGAAGGGCTCATTAAATTGATGCCTCATCGCGGGGCGATCGTCAAATCGTTGAACGCCGAAGATGTTGACGAAATTTATTCGTTGCGCGCCGAACTCGAGAAACTGGCAGCCAGCAAAAGCGTCGATAAAATGAAAGAAGAAGATATTGCGGAATTGGAACAGCTCGTGGAAGACATGAACGCGATGGATGATCTTGAACAATTTGTAGAGGCAAACATTGAGTTTCACCGCTTGCTGATGAAATATTGCGAGTGGGAGCGCTTGTTGTCTTTTATCGAAACGTTGTGGAACGGTTTTCCGCAGCAAACCCCGCATATGCTTACAGGACAGGTCGACTTGTCCAAGCAGGAACATGAAGAAATCTTATGGGCGGTGAAAGAGAGAGATGCGGCGAAGGCTTCTAAATTGCTCGCGAATCACATTAGCCGAACCGGAAAATCGTTAATGGAGAGCATTCGCCAATCGAAAAGCGGTAAAGAAAATTTGATTGATAGAATCCTAGAGCAATAA
- a CDS encoding TIGR00366 family protein codes for MIRQMGAVFTRFSERFMPNPMIFAILLTIITFLMGIGLTDTGFMGMVKDWYSGFWNLLTFTMQMVLILVTGHALAVAPGVKGFIEKIAGKPNNNAHAAALTALVTCIFAWINWGLGLIVGALFALEVGKQAYKKGIKIHYPLVVAAGYSGQMVWHYGLSSSSALASATEGNFMEKIIGGLVPISESILTPYAILNSILMILIVVPVIFYFMAPKKEDSVGIESYAPQLLENESASSIEPVPDKETNRGKTNVADLLENSRLLSGFVVLIGLIYIVYHFITNGFDLNLNIVNFIFLIVGLLLHQTPIRYIDAITEATKGASGIILQFPFYGGIMGMISLSGLGAVIAGWLLTFATPFTLPAITWLTGGLVNIFVPSGGGEWSILGPIITPVAQDLGVPMGKIIVAFGAGDMWTNMFQPFWAIALLGITGMKARDIMGYCMALMILAAPFFFLGLTFIPY; via the coding sequence ATGATTCGACAAATGGGTGCCGTGTTTACCAGGTTTTCCGAGCGATTCATGCCGAACCCGATGATCTTTGCCATCCTGCTGACCATTATTACTTTTTTAATGGGCATTGGGCTAACCGATACTGGATTTATGGGAATGGTTAAAGACTGGTACTCGGGATTTTGGAATTTACTTACATTTACAATGCAAATGGTGTTAATTCTCGTAACGGGGCACGCGTTGGCCGTTGCTCCGGGAGTTAAAGGATTTATCGAAAAAATAGCAGGTAAGCCAAATAATAATGCGCATGCCGCCGCCTTAACGGCTTTAGTAACTTGTATTTTTGCCTGGATTAACTGGGGTCTCGGATTGATTGTAGGAGCATTGTTTGCGCTCGAAGTCGGAAAACAAGCGTACAAAAAAGGAATCAAAATTCATTACCCGCTTGTCGTCGCTGCAGGCTACTCGGGACAAATGGTTTGGCATTATGGACTGTCGTCGTCTTCCGCTCTCGCTTCGGCAACGGAAGGCAACTTCATGGAAAAAATTATCGGCGGACTTGTACCGATTTCGGAGTCCATTTTAACCCCCTATGCGATACTTAACAGCATACTCATGATATTAATTGTCGTACCGGTGATCTTTTATTTCATGGCGCCGAAAAAAGAAGATTCCGTTGGAATCGAATCGTATGCACCACAATTGCTCGAAAATGAAAGCGCTTCCTCAATAGAGCCTGTGCCTGATAAGGAGACGAATCGCGGGAAAACAAACGTTGCCGACTTGCTGGAGAACAGCCGATTACTGAGCGGGTTCGTCGTGTTGATCGGCTTGATTTATATCGTCTACCACTTTATTACGAATGGCTTTGACTTGAACTTGAACATCGTGAACTTTATTTTTCTTATCGTTGGGCTTTTACTTCATCAAACGCCGATTCGTTACATCGACGCCATCACGGAGGCAACTAAAGGAGCAAGCGGCATCATATTGCAGTTCCCCTTTTACGGAGGAATCATGGGTATGATCTCCCTATCGGGGCTCGGAGCGGTTATCGCCGGATGGCTGCTCACTTTTGCGACTCCGTTCACGCTGCCAGCAATTACATGGCTTACTGGGGGATTAGTTAACATTTTCGTTCCTTCCGGGGGTGGAGAGTGGAGCATTCTCGGCCCGATTATTACGCCGGTTGCACAAGATTTAGGAGTCCCGATGGGCAAAATCATCGTTGCCTTCGGTGCCGGTGATATGTGGACGAACATGTTCCAGCCATTCTGGGCAATCGCGCTTCTCGGTATTACCGGGATGAAAGCCCGTGACATTATGGGGTACTGCATGGCTTTAATGATATTGGCCGCACCGTTTTTCTTTCTCGGATTAACCTTCATACCTTACTAA
- a CDS encoding fumarate hydratase, translating to MKEIHYADIVEKVAEMCQQANFELGEDVVNAFQTALRNEVSETGKDVLNQLIENAHLASSERVPMCQDTGVSVFIVKLGQDCHLVGGSLYDAINDGVRKGYEEGYLRYSIVDDPIERKNSGDNTPAVIHVELTEGDRLDIQMSAKGGGAENMSVLKMLKPSDGLEGVKEYIIETVRAAGPNACPPLVVGIGIGGNFETVAYMAKKALFRPIGERNKKPAIAALEQLLMEEINRLGIGPQGMGGNTTALDVKIETAPCHIAALPVAVNLNCHASRHKHVVL from the coding sequence TTGAAAGAGATTCATTACGCCGACATTGTTGAGAAAGTCGCGGAAATGTGTCAACAAGCGAATTTTGAACTTGGCGAAGATGTCGTGAACGCCTTTCAAACGGCATTGAGAAATGAAGTTTCCGAGACGGGCAAGGATGTATTAAACCAATTGATCGAAAATGCCCATCTGGCTTCGTCGGAGCGCGTTCCGATGTGTCAGGATACCGGGGTTTCTGTTTTTATCGTCAAGCTCGGCCAAGACTGTCATCTTGTCGGCGGCAGCCTTTATGACGCCATTAATGATGGGGTTCGCAAAGGGTATGAGGAAGGGTACTTGCGTTATTCGATCGTGGATGACCCGATTGAGCGAAAGAACAGCGGGGACAATACGCCGGCTGTTATTCATGTTGAATTGACGGAAGGCGATCGATTAGACATCCAAATGAGCGCCAAAGGCGGCGGAGCGGAAAATATGAGCGTGTTAAAAATGTTAAAGCCGTCTGACGGTTTGGAAGGTGTAAAGGAATATATTATCGAGACGGTTCGTGCAGCCGGGCCGAATGCATGCCCGCCTTTGGTCGTTGGAATTGGCATCGGCGGCAATTTTGAAACCGTTGCGTATATGGCGAAAAAAGCCTTGTTCCGGCCGATTGGCGAAAGGAACAAGAAGCCGGCGATCGCGGCGTTGGAACAATTGTTGATGGAGGAAATTAATCGCCTCGGTATCGGTCCGCAAGGGATGGGCGGAAACACGACAGCATTGGATGTCAAAATCGAAACGGCCCCTTGTCACATCGCGGCATTGCCCGTAGCCGTCAATTTAAATTGTCACGCAAGCCGGCATAAACATGTGGTGCTGTAA